From Enterococcus wangshanyuanii, the proteins below share one genomic window:
- a CDS encoding DUF3958 family protein — translation MSEKIDHVIRERQKISDQLFERENDRRELEKFDERMNILYRKNQQFFFEVESMYSTGELNYLSMDLTQELNRSRQQVFSAIEDQKEQIDKERRNLEDKESDLYYKQLKLSEEEM, via the coding sequence ATGAGCGAGAAAATAGATCACGTTATAAGAGAAAGACAAAAAATTTCTGATCAATTGTTTGAAAGAGAAAATGATAGGCGAGAGTTAGAAAAATTTGACGAACGTATGAATATTCTTTATAGAAAAAACCAACAATTTTTTTTTGAAGTGGAAAGTATGTATTCTACTGGAGAACTTAACTATCTGAGCATGGATTTGACACAAGAATTGAATCGTAGTCGGCAACAAGTGTTTAGTGCAATTGAAGATCAAAAGGAACAAATTGATAAAGAAAGACGAAATTTGGAAGACAAAGAATCTGACCTTTATTATAAACAACTTAAACTAAGTGAGGAGGAAATGTGA
- a CDS encoding TIGR04197 family type VII secretion effector codes for MPETISSNSAVAQQLATGISQSIQQINQHTITTANQTTVQGNSLAKSSAESGNESITAFRDALLKDLGNLKSVASEFEALNQELSNIVYPEFNK; via the coding sequence ATGCCAGAAACAATTAGTAGCAATAGTGCTGTAGCACAGCAACTTGCTACAGGAATTAGTCAATCAATACAGCAAATAAACCAACATACAATAACGACTGCTAACCAAACGACAGTTCAAGGTAATAGTTTAGCTAAGTCTAGTGCAGAATCTGGAAATGAGTCGATAACTGCATTTAGAGATGCATTACTAAAGGATTTGGGGAATTTGAAAAGTGTTGCTTCTGAGTTTGAAGCGTTAAATCAGGAATTGTCAAATATAGTTTATCCCGAATTTAACAAATAG
- a CDS encoding WXG100 family type VII secretion target has translation MAGDRIKLSPQELRTSATKYTDGSNQVNDILQKLQTEQDTIQGNWEGSGFDSFNDQFTALKPKVSEFAELLEQINKQLNEVAQIMEETDQNISSAIGRGL, from the coding sequence ATGGCAGGAGATCGCATCAAATTATCACCACAGGAGTTACGTACTTCAGCAACAAAATACACAGACGGTTCCAATCAAGTGAACGACATTTTACAAAAATTGCAAACAGAGCAAGATACGATTCAAGGAAATTGGGAAGGTTCAGGGTTTGATAGCTTTAATGATCAATTTACTGCGCTAAAACCAAAAGTAAGTGAATTTGCTGAGTTATTGGAACAAATCAACAAACAATTGAATGAAGTTGCACAAATCATGGAAGAAACAGATCAAAATATTTCTTCTGCAATCGGTCGTGGACTTTAA
- a CDS encoding recombinase family protein — protein sequence MTELEKMESKEWLKKEKLSLIRNREVSQLMYDEKRQVEIVPSIYEKKNKEFLKKRVAAYCRVSTYEESQEGSLELQIKVYTDKIMNNPDWEFAGVYADRGASGTTMKSRYNFQRLLEECRNGNIDLVLVKSISRFTRNTLHFISINREFKALSNPVGIYIEDMGINTLSGMSEYILNMMSVIAQGESEQKSNAIKWAYKKRWEMGIPFILTNNLLGYTKDDFGKVIIDEEEAEVVRFIYRTFIDGASFSLIARLLTQSKVPTPTGRNIWSPTTVGNILKNEKYCGDVIMQKSYTIDCFSHRRRKNNGEKRKYILRDAIPPIVSKLEWNEVQRILSSPYRNRAMKNTLNVSGCQQIVQKWKTGVLKGFLVFDPSWSESDIEYVLERKE from the coding sequence ATGACAGAGCTTGAAAAAATGGAGAGTAAGGAGTGGTTAAAAAAGGAAAAGTTAAGTTTGATAAGAAATCGTGAAGTATCTCAGTTGATGTATGATGAGAAAAGGCAGGTAGAAATAGTACCATCGATTTATGAGAAAAAAAATAAAGAATTCTTGAAGAAAAGAGTTGCAGCCTATTGTAGAGTTAGTACGTATGAAGAGTCTCAGGAGGGGAGCTTAGAGCTACAAATAAAAGTTTATACAGACAAGATCATGAACAATCCTGATTGGGAATTTGCAGGAGTATACGCTGATCGAGGGGCTTCTGGAACTACAATGAAAAGTCGATATAATTTCCAAAGATTATTGGAAGAATGTAGGAATGGGAATATTGATTTGGTTTTAGTAAAAAGTATCAGTAGATTTACTCGTAACACCCTTCATTTTATTTCAATAAACAGAGAATTTAAAGCGCTTTCGAATCCGGTGGGTATCTATATTGAAGATATGGGGATTAATACACTAAGTGGTATGTCTGAATATATACTTAATATGATGAGCGTTATTGCACAAGGTGAAAGTGAGCAGAAAAGTAATGCGATTAAATGGGCATATAAAAAAAGATGGGAAATGGGTATACCCTTCATTCTAACTAATAATTTGTTAGGGTACACTAAGGATGATTTTGGGAAAGTGATTATTGATGAAGAGGAAGCTGAGGTTGTTAGATTTATATATAGGACATTTATAGATGGAGCCAGTTTTTCTTTGATTGCAAGATTATTAACACAATCAAAAGTTCCTACTCCGACAGGACGAAATATTTGGAGTCCAACAACGGTAGGGAATATTTTAAAGAACGAAAAGTATTGTGGTGATGTGATCATGCAAAAATCTTATACGATAGATTGTTTTTCTCATAGAAGGCGGAAAAATAATGGTGAAAAAAGGAAATATATTCTAAGGGATGCTATTCCGCCAATAGTATCAAAATTAGAATGGAATGAAGTTCAAAGAATTTTGAGTTCTCCATATAGAAATAGAGCGATGAAAAATACATTAAATGTAAGTGGTTGCCAGCAGATTGTTCAAAAGTGGAAAACGGGAGTTTTGAAAGGTTTTTTAGTATTTGATCCAAGTTGGAGTGAAAGCGATATTGAATATGTATTAGAAAGGAAAGAATGA